The following proteins are encoded in a genomic region of bacterium:
- the sdhB gene encoding succinate dehydrogenase iron-sulfur subunit encodes MPPATVSLRIKRQEGPNAAPRWEEFKVPYSKGMNIIMCLMEIQRNPVNASGQKTTPVIWEAVCLEQVCGSCSMVINGKPQQACASLVQNLAPNGETITIEPMGTFPIVRDLVVDRQRMFDALKKVHAWIDIDGTHDLGPGPRQSPETQEVTYALSRCMTCGVCLEACPNVNERSPFMGPAAVSQVRLFNLHPSGSMHKAERLDALNDIGGVNDCGNSQNCVRACPKGIPLTESLAAMKRDTTVHGLLGFLQLP; translated from the coding sequence ATGCCTCCCGCCACCGTCAGCCTTCGAATCAAGCGCCAGGAGGGGCCCAATGCGGCCCCCCGCTGGGAGGAGTTCAAGGTCCCCTACTCCAAGGGCATGAACATCATCATGTGCCTGATGGAGATCCAGCGGAACCCGGTGAACGCCAGTGGCCAGAAGACCACCCCGGTCATCTGGGAAGCCGTCTGCCTCGAGCAGGTCTGCGGCTCCTGCTCCATGGTGATCAACGGCAAGCCTCAGCAGGCTTGCGCCTCGCTGGTGCAGAACCTCGCCCCCAACGGCGAGACCATCACCATCGAGCCCATGGGCACCTTCCCCATCGTGCGTGACCTGGTGGTCGACCGCCAGCGCATGTTCGACGCCCTCAAGAAGGTCCACGCCTGGATCGACATCGACGGCACCCACGACCTGGGCCCCGGCCCCCGTCAGAGCCCCGAGACCCAGGAAGTCACCTACGCCCTGTCGCGCTGCATGACCTGCGGCGTGTGCCTCGAGGCCTGCCCCAACGTGAACGAGCGCTCGCCGTTCATGGGGCCTGCGGCCGTCAGCCAGGTGCGCCTGTTCAACCTGCACCCCTCGGGATCGATGCACAAGGCCGAGCGCCTCGACGCGCTCAACGACATCGGCGGCGTCAACGACTGCGGCAACTCGCAGAACTGCGTCCGGGCCTGCCCCAAGGGCATCCCCCTGACGGAGTCGCTGGCTGCCATGAAGCGCGACACCACCGTCCACGGCCTGCTGGGCTTCCTCCAGCTGCCGTAA